Sequence from the Trichocoleus sp. FACHB-46 genome:
TCTGAGGACGCAGGAGCCAGCCGATCCGTAGTTTCTCCGAATTCTGGCTCCTAGGTTCTAGCTTCTAACTCTTATAAAGGGCTGTATAGCCCAACAAGCTTGGCTCCAGTCAGGCTACTTAGCTTTGGCTTCCAAAGCTTCTAAGCGACTCTTCAGATCTTGGTTCTCCTTTTTCATCTGATCTAGCTCTTCGCGCAGTTGCTTCACAGCTTTATCAGAGCCAGCGTGCTTCTGAACTCTTTGGACTGCTTCTTCAGCAATGCGACGCACTCGACCGTCAGGAGTCTGATCGGCAAGAGCTTGGAGGATGGGAATTGCTTTGAGCGTTTCCATCTGCCCTAGAGCCGCAGCTACCGCCACTTGAGTCAGGAAGAAAGTTTCCCGTGATAGCTCACTAAGACGCTCTAAGATCCGTGACAAATTCACGTTGGTTTGACCAGAGGAAATGCCCCCTAACGCCCGGATTGCGGCGAGACGTAACGATTGGGGGAGTCCAGGAGCGGTGTACTCTAAGATCAAATTCAAAGCTGCTTCTGAAGTTTTCATCTGGCTCAGTCCCGCGATCGCCCCGGATCGTACGACCTCATTCCAGCCTGACCGTTCTGCTAGAACTGTTTTCAGCAGCTTCAGCACCTTGTCATCCTTAGGTTTTTCATGCAGGTTAGAAGCAGCAATCCCACCAATGGCCCGAATAGCAGCGGCTTCAACGTAGTAGCTGGGGTCGCCTTTTTCAACGATTGGTTTTAGGGCTTTATAGCTCTCAGAAGTCTTGATGCTAGCTAACGCTTCAACGACGGCTCGACGGACCTGGGCAACTTCATCCTTTAGCCCTGTGACCAGTCCTGCAAAGGCTTGGTCTAGTTTGACGTCTGCTAGTTGCTTAGCAATTTCTGCTCGGACTCCCCAAAAGCGATCGCGTTTTAGAGCATCCGATAGTGCCTTCACTGCTTCTAATCCACCTTTCTTGGCTAAAGCCTCGGCAGCATAAATGCGGGAAATGGGGTCAGGATCATGCTGAAGCTGAGCTTTAAGTTCAGCGACGGGGTATTCCAGTGAAACAGTTTTGAGGACGTGATTGCCTTGGTCAAAGCTGATGAACTGGGGCTTCTCTTCTAGGGGGAAGTAGAACGTCTGTTCCCGCTCATGGACTCGCACCGTGAAGGTTTTGAAGCTCTTCTCCTCACCTTCTACATACCCAAATGAAATCGGCAATTTGAGATCAAACAGCTCGTTCCGACTGCTGTTATCATTACTCTTCGCTTGGGTTTGAGTGATGGTGATTTTGGCTAACTTGCTATCGCCATCCCAGGCGTAGCTGACTTTATAGTCGGGATGTCCACCGCGAAACACATATTGATCGAAGAGAAATAGCAAGTTGCGTCCCGTCGCTTTCTCGATCGCCCTTAATAAATCAATGGTTTCCACAGTTTGGTGAGCGTTGTCGTTGACAAAGGTGGCGATCGCTTTCCAAAACAAGTCATCCCCCAACTCCGCCCGGATCATGTGGTAGACACAAGCTCCTTTTTCGTAGAGGTGGCGATCGTAAAGCTCGATCGCTTCTCGATAAACGTGGGTGACAATGGGGCGACGGTAACGGGCAGTATCCTCTGCAATATAGTTGCGAGCTTCACCAAGCCGATAGTAAGCCGCTTCTTCGGCTCCGTATTCCTCTTCAGTCCACATCACTTCCGAGTAAGAAGCCATACCTTCTTTTAACCAAGCATGAGACCAGTGCTTGATTACCACCAAATCCCCAAACCACTGGTGGGCCAGTTCGTGGCAGACCAAACTTTCGGTGCTGCGGTTATCTAGCGCGGCTCGTTCATCCAACAGGCAGCGATCGGTCAACAGCGTGGTGGAAGTATTTTCCATGCCGCCGAAAATGAAGTCATCGACGCAGACCTGAGCGTACTTCGGAAAAGGATAGGGATAGCCATACTTCTGGCTGAGAAACTCCATCATTCGGGGAGTTTTGCCCATGCTGCGGCGGGCATCGGCTTCTCGGCTTTTTTCGACGTAATAAGGAACGGGTTTTCCTTGCCACTCATCGCGAATCTCGGCAAAGTCTCCGATTGCTAAGGTCATTAAATAAGTCGGATGCACCTGCTGTTGCAACCAGTGATAAATCTTGGTGTCGCCCTCAACCTCAGTGTTGATCAGCTCGCCGTTGGAAATTGCCGTTAAGTGCTTCGGCACCCGGACTCGAATTTCAGAGCTAGTCAATTGGCCTGGATAGTCAAAGCAAGGAAACCAGAAGCGAGAGTCTTCATCTTCGCCTTGGGTCCAGACCTGAACAGGTTTATTAGGATAATGCTTATCTGGTTGAATAAAGTAGAGACCTCGCTGGGGTTTTTCGACGCTGTAGGCGATCGCTAACTCCAAGGGCTTCCCTGTTTCCGTGGGTTGCTGCAACTGGATGTACAGTTGTTCCCCATCGGTTTCAAAGGCTTGCTCAATCGCGGCAATTTTCACCGACTGAATGTTTAAGTTCACTGCATCCAAAGTCAGGCGATCGATGCCATTGCAAATTGGATTGAGGCGAATGGTGCAAGTGCCTTGGTAGGACTGGTTAGGAATGTCGAGAGCGAGATCTAAAAAGATATGCTCTACTTGACCAGGGCGATCGGGATTGTAGTGAGGCCGAGCACCCGGTAGCTCAAATGACTTATGGCTGTTCTGGTCAGAATCGAAAGACGACTGCAACATTGGTAGAAGATGACCTGTAGGGCTAAAGAATAGAAGCGCCCACCCAAAAACCCAAAGAAGTTTTGGATTTCAAGAACTTCTGAGTTTTTGACTAGACCTTAAGACGGTTGACTAAACGAAGCCGAGCACACGGTTGTTTACAGAGTAGCGTGTTCTAGACCTGATATCTTAACTAACTCGAAGTCATATCCACTACTTTGTTACCTTGGGCTGGCGAACTGGTTAGAAGCAGCCGTTTCAGTCAGCCCTTAAGTGAAATAAGCTGCTATTCAACACATTTTGAAATAAATGAACTATAATTAGAGATCCAAGCATGGGGCTGCACTGGTTTCGACGTGATGGCGAAAGCTGCTTCGTGATGCAGGTCGAGAGTGAGTCACCTCTCGCAAATCAATGGCTCAAAACAAGTACATGCGAACAACATCGTACCCTTTGCTCGTAAAGCAGCTGCTGTTGCCTAAAAACCTCTCATAGGTTCGAGCGTCTGTAGTTTGACTCCGTTAAGGATTACAGACAAACCCCCAACGGATGCGTTAGCTAGTTACCTCTGGTTGACTGGTTAGCAAAGACTTTACCAGAGCATCCCATTGTCCGGGATAAAGGACAGTTCCCGCTTCGAGGATCAGAGAAGCTAAACCTGTGAACGATCGGGGGGTCAATACCCGTTGCGGACAGCGGTTCGATTCCGCTCAGCTCCACTTCTAATTTTAGTAACCTCACCCATGCTTTAACTGGGTGAGGTTTTTTATTTAGGCTGAATCAGCTAGGCACTAGGCGTTTAGGTCAGAGAGCCAGCGCAGCTTAACGACAGCAACAGTTTCAAACAGGTCTACCACAACCAACTAAAAGATAGGTAGTGGCTAAGGTAGTCACCAGTAGAATAGTCATTGAAATCATAATCTTCGAAGCACCCTGTAATAGTTCACAGTCAACGACGACTCAATTTCATCTAGCCTAGTCAGATAGCTCAAGTTCGCTCTGCAAGCAGGCGCAAAAACCAGCAGATTTTGGTTCAAACAGCCTCAATCTCTTATCAGGACCGACAAGAGTGAAGCGATCGCTGAACCAGGTTAAATCATGTGGCAATGGCATGAGCGATCAACAGGAAACAAAATTTGACTCAGGCTGAAACACAGGGAACTTTAATCTGGGCCAAGCTATAGCAGCTTGACTTTGGCGTGAAGTTTTAGCTGAACTCTAAGGGCGTATTGTACAGCTTTATCACCGTATAAATACATAAGAAAAAGAATTTTCCTCATGCGCGATCGCGAAGCAAGCTAGGAAAGTAACTTGATACTATTAGCCATCCTTAAGTCAAGTTTTACTGTATAAACTAATACCTAAGAATCGGAGATTGCTTTTTAGAAACTTTACATCTCCTCCGTAATTGAGCGATCGCTGCTTGGTTCTCTATGTAAGCACTGAATTTATGGAGGGGACAGCAACGATGCAAGTGCAAGCTCTCGAATGCCCCAAGTGCAGCAAGAAGGCAGTAGTTCAGCGCACCAGCGATCTTTATCTGTGCTTATCTTGCGACTTCAAGCGCGATTTATCCAAGTCAGCGCCTTCTAAGCCAGACAACGATCTGTCTCTGATGTTGATGACGCTGCTGACGGCGCTCTTAATTGCACTGATCATTATTTAAGTAAGCGTAAGTAAGGAGCGATCGCTCTTCGCATCAACCTGGAGACCGTGCCAAGATAATGGCAGTTTTGCGGGCTAGAGGATAGATGAAAGGGCTGAGTAAGGTTTCATCCTGGATAGCGATCGCCTCACTAGCTGGGGGAGTGCTGGCTTGTCGTACTAATACGACCCCAAACGTCAGTCCTTCCACAGTTGGTCCTAAAGTATCTGAGCTGACTCTCAATGCTACGCCTGCACCAGGAACAACAAAACTAGTAGCAGCTGAGAATAGCGGTTTGCCCATCCAGCCCATTCCAGTTGATCGTCGGCTGCGAAATCCTTGGCCATCGGACTGGGAGCAGGAATTTCAGCAGCGAGCCCAACAGGTCATTGCTTTTTATCAAGGGAAGAAGTACGGCAACAATAAAGGCGAAAACGAGAAGCGGTCTTACCCTTACGCCATGTTCGATTTTTTGGCGGGAAATCGAGATGCCGCGATCGCTTTTTTGCAAAGTGAAGACAAGCAAGCCAAAGACAATCAGCACACAGCAGGCATTGACTATTACTATTCCTTCACGCTGAAAGGCCAGATGCGGAAATATTTTCTGTTTGGCCAATTTCTCGATCCTGCTTACAAGCAGCGGATGTTTGAGGGTGCTAAGAACTGGACCAAGCAAGACCCAAATCGGCGTCCCCACCCGATTTATGGCAAAGGCGATGACAGCAAGCAAGGTTGGGGTCCAGAGGTGCGGGGTAGTTGGGTAGATAATCGCAACACTGACAATCTCCGAGCCATGCGCGAAATTTCAGTGTACTTAATGGCAGAGGAGACAGAGAATGAAGCGGTACGCCGCTTATACAAGCAAAAGCTACATCGCTATGTTTCGGCTCTTTACCACATTGGGATGGGGGAGTGGGACTCAGAGAATTATCACGGCCACACATTGGCAGCGTACCTGAATCTCTATGATTTCGCCAAAGATCCAGAAGTTAAGCAGTTGGCCAAGGCAGCTTTAGATTGGCTCTCGGCTACTGGAGCTGTGAAGTACTACCACGGCGGATTTGGTGGACCCAGTAAGCGGGATTACGGCAAAGGAAATGTAGTGTTTGGCTCTAGTGCGGCTAGGCTACTGTGGTTGTACTTCGGAGATGCCACTCTGCCTAATCCTGAACCAGAGCGGGACTCAATTCATGTGATCACTAGCGCTTACCGTCCTCCTGAGGCCGTGGTGAATCTAGCCCGGAAACAGTTTGCTAAACCGACAGAATTGCTGATCACGCATCCTACTTACGAAAATTGGAAACCTGGTCGATCTGACGAACCTGCTTATTGGGAAACCACTTTCTTCGGCCAAACCTATCAACTAGGAAGCGTGGTGTCTTCCTTTAAAGATGGCGATGTGGGGCCGTTCAAGTTAATGGCACAGAACTCTCAACGCGGCGTGGATTATTTTGTGGCAAATACGGATGGCGATCGCGCGCAGCCTGGCAAGAATCGGGGCGACCAAATCGGTCAGTACCGCAATCTGATGATTTGGTTGCGTCCTGCTTCAGAAACACCGTTTTTCTTTCAAGTGCCTAAATCTGCCAAAGCAGAGGTTGAAGATGGCGTTTGGTTTTTCCAATTTGAAAATACCTGGCTAGCCGTTTCTCCGATTAATCTTCAGCCTTATGAGGAAGTGGCGATCGCGAACAAAAAAACCGCTGACCTTTATCGGCAAGAACGCACGCTGAAGTCTGTACCAGGCGATAGTGCTTATACAGGCTTCACCTTAGAAGTCGGGGAACCTGCAACTCACGGTCGTTACCAACAATTTAAGCAAGCCGTCAAAAATAAGAGCCAATTGAATTTGAGCCGTTTGCCCCAAGGAATGGTCCAGTTGCGAGGGGGCACTGGAGAAACTCTAGAGCTAAGGCACAATCCCCAAAATGAGTTACCAACCGTAGTTCGTAATGGTGCGGTTTACGACTGGGAGCAGCACTTTGATCTCTACAAACCGACAGAAGGGAACGGTCCGATTTCTCTAGGTTGGAAACAAGGTAGGCTACGAGTGGTAGCGGGTAATTCCACCTTTGAAACCCAGGTTGAGGCAGCGGACACCCTAGAGGTTGCACCATAGGTTGAGTAAGAGTCGTTGGAGAGAGGGAAACAGATTGCAGACGCAGGAGTATCAAGCTCAGGTAGAGCAGGTAATGCAAACGTTGAGAAATGATTTGCCGACTTTGTTTGAGCGAGACATTTCCTACAATATCTACACTCAAGACATCTTGTTCCAAGATCCAGTAAATCGGTTCAAGAGTAAGTTCAACTACCGCATCATTTTCTGGACTCTACGATTTCACGGGCAACTCTTTTTCACCGAACTCTTTTTTGATTTACACGACGTCTCACACCCTGCTCCTGATGTGGTGCTAGCCACCTGGACAGTACGGGGTAAATTGCGAGTACCTTGGAACGCCAATATTTTCTTCAACGGCTACTCAACCTATAAGCTCACGCCCAAAGGGTTGATCTACGAGCACATCGATACTTGGGACCGTAAACCGAGCGAGATTTTGCGGCAGTTCCTTCCTGAAAAGAGTTCGTCTGAGAACAGCGATCGCAGCCCTTAAGAGCTCACACATTAGGCGATGCCCTAAATTTCTATCTTTCAGTCAATATCTGAATATATGTTCATCTGTTAAAGTAGCTTAGAACTAGTAAAGGTAAATTCTATGACTGCTGTGTCCCAAATGAAGTGTGCCTGCGATTCCTGCCTGTGTATTGTTTCTCCCAACGAGCAAGCAGTGCAAAAAGATGGCAAATACTATTGCAGTGATGCTTGTGCAAGTGGGCACTCTAATGGAGAAGGTTGTGGTCATACAGGTTGCGATTGCAACTAGGACTCAAACTCAAGCAATTCCTACAAAAAGAACCCGCTGGTGCCAAGACTAGCGGGTTTTTTCATGAGTAGGCGATCGCCTCCCTTAAAGAGGGCTACACCTTAGCGCCAACTTAGAGGCTAGACAGTACATCTCGTGCTGCTTCCAAGGTGCGATCGATATCAGCATCGGTGTGCGCCAAAGAAGTAAAGCCTGCTTCAAATTGCGAAGGTGCTAGGTAAACGCCCCGCTCTAGCATGCCGCGATGGAAACGGCTGAACTTGGTGAGGTCGCACTTTTTGGCGTCTTCGTAGTTGTGAACTGGGCCTTCGGTAAAGAAGAAGCCGAACATACCGCTGATGCTGCCACCGCAAGCTGCATGACCTGTTTCTTGAGCGATTTGCAGCAGACCTTCCACCAGCTTCTTGGTGACGCGATCAAGATGCTCGTAACTGCCAGGTTGCCGCAGCAGTTCCAGAGTTTTGATGCCAGCGGTCATCGCCAAGGGGTTACCGGAAAGGGTGCCAGCTTGGTACATTGGGCCAGCAGGAGCCACCATCGCCATAATGTCGCGACGACCTCCATAAGCCCCTACAGGTAATCCCCCACCAATCACTTTACCCATCGTAGTTAGGTCGGGAGTGATGCCGAATTTTTGCTGAGCGCCGCCGTAGGAAATCCGGAAGCCAGTCATAACTTCGTCGAACACGAGCAAGGCACCATGCTCTTGAGTAATCTCGCGCAAGCCAGCCAAGAAGCCCGCATCGGGAGGAATGAACCCAGCATTACCCACGACAGGCTCTAGAATCACCCCAGCAATTTGGTCAGGATTCTCCGCAAACAGGACTTTCACGGCATCGAGGTCATTGTAGGGAGCTGTCAAGGTGTTGGCAGTGGTGGACTTGGGCACGCCAGGAGAGTCGGGCAAGCCGAGAGTGGCAACGCCTGAACCTGCCTTAACCAAGAACATATCGGCGTGGCCGTGGTAGCAGCCTTCAAACTTGACGATTTTCTCCCGTCCAGTGAAGGCTCGCATCAAGCGCAACACGGACATGCAAGCTTCGGTACCAGAGTTGACGAAGCGCACCATTTCCACGCTGGGAACGGCATCAATCACCATTTCAGCCAGAATGTTTTCGAGCGCGGAGGGCGCACCGAAGCTAGTGCCTTTCTCTAGGACTTCGTGCAGGGCTTTGTTGACTTCAGGGTGGGAATGACCACAAATGGCTGGCCCCCAACTGCCTACATAGTCAATGTATTGGTTGCCATCTACGTCCCAAGCGTAAGCTCCTTGAACGCGATCGAAAACGATGGGCTGACCACCCACAGATTTGAAGGCACGCACTGGAGAGCTAACGCCCCCTGGCATTAGTTTTTGAGCAGCTGCGAAAATTTCTTCTGACTTAGTGGTTTTAAGTGTCGTGACAACCAAGGTTCTCTCCTGATGTTTCTCTTAACTTTAAAGTCTGACCTAAAACTGGAGTTTTCACGGGCGTAGAGCTAGAGAGTTGAAAGCTGCCCCCTCCAACCCAAAGACTTTGTACTGGTTCAATATCCACCGCTGGACAGGCGTGAACTGTGCGGCCAGAAGCTATGCTAGTCAATTATCCCATTTCTAGGAACCGCATGACTTCCTTCGCTACGAATCAGGAAGTGCATGCCAAGTTGAAGAGTGCTATAAATTTGCCTGCCAAATGATTGAGAGACTTTGAGTTACTCAAGATTTTCTGTAACGATCGCCCAACATTTTGCTGGAACTAGAAGTTCGGTCGCGATCGCGCGATGATATCTTAGACGGGTTAACGTTGCACCAACCTCCGCTGAGATTTCTGAAGTTATGTCTGCTCCTGAATCAACTGCTTTTCGTCAAGCTATCCCTGTAGACCAAATTCGCTACAACGAGCAGGGATTAGTGCCCGCCATTGTGCAAGATCACCTCGACGGCACGGTGTTGATGATGGCTTGGATGAATCGGGAGTCCTTGCAAAAAACCCTAGAAACGGGCGAAACCTGGTTTTGGAGCCGTTCACGAGATGAGTTTTGGCATAAAGGAGAAACGTCGGGCCATACCCAAAGGGTGCGATCGCTGCGTTACGACTGCGACAGTGATGCCCTGTTGGTCAGCGTGGAGCAAATTGGCGATATTGCTTGCCACACTGGAGAGCGCAGTTGCTTCCATCAAGTTGATGGTGGTGTGACTCCTCCACCCGCCGATACGCTCTCTCAAGTGTTTGGTGTGATTAGCGATCGCCGCGACAACCCCAGCCCCGACTCCTACACCTGCAAGCTCTTGGCAGGGGGCGACAACAAAATCCTCAAGAAAATTGGTGAAGAATCAGCAGAAGTGGTGATGGCTTTTAAGGATGACGATGCTGAAGCGATCGCCGGAGAAGTAGCGGATTTGTTCTATCACACGCTGGTGGCTCTAGCTCATCACAAAGTAGACATTAAAGCCGTATACCGCAAATTACAAGAACGCCGCCGTTAAATTTCACCCATCCACTAACCAAAAATGTAGGGTGTAGTGAGCAAAGCTGAACGCAGCGAGCAAAATAAAGCAAAAGGGAGGTTTAATTCACCTCCCTATTTGTCGTTTTTGTAGCTTTACCTTAGAAGCGAGCTCTACAATGCACTAGGTTGATTTTAACGGTTAATTTTATCGAGAAGTATTATTAGGATTTTGACGATAATAGAACGTATATTCTTGAAATCGCGGTTTGGGTTAAATAAGATAAAAGTGAAAAGTATTACTTCTATTGTCAGGATAAGCTTTATTGAAACTGCACTTTTGCTCGTTTTTGATCTCTGAGATTCTTGCTTAGTGACATCAGACGAGGATGAGCGAGGGTTTTCTTTGTC
This genomic interval carries:
- a CDS encoding M1 family metallopeptidase, which translates into the protein MLQSSFDSDQNSHKSFELPGARPHYNPDRPGQVEHIFLDLALDIPNQSYQGTCTIRLNPICNGIDRLTLDAVNLNIQSVKIAAIEQAFETDGEQLYIQLQQPTETGKPLELAIAYSVEKPQRGLYFIQPDKHYPNKPVQVWTQGEDEDSRFWFPCFDYPGQLTSSEIRVRVPKHLTAISNGELINTEVEGDTKIYHWLQQQVHPTYLMTLAIGDFAEIRDEWQGKPVPYYVEKSREADARRSMGKTPRMMEFLSQKYGYPYPFPKYAQVCVDDFIFGGMENTSTTLLTDRCLLDERAALDNRSTESLVCHELAHQWFGDLVVIKHWSHAWLKEGMASYSEVMWTEEEYGAEEAAYYRLGEARNYIAEDTARYRRPIVTHVYREAIELYDRHLYEKGACVYHMIRAELGDDLFWKAIATFVNDNAHQTVETIDLLRAIEKATGRNLLFLFDQYVFRGGHPDYKVSYAWDGDSKLAKITITQTQAKSNDNSSRNELFDLKLPISFGYVEGEEKSFKTFTVRVHEREQTFYFPLEEKPQFISFDQGNHVLKTVSLEYPVAELKAQLQHDPDPISRIYAAEALAKKGGLEAVKALSDALKRDRFWGVRAEIAKQLADVKLDQAFAGLVTGLKDEVAQVRRAVVEALASIKTSESYKALKPIVEKGDPSYYVEAAAIRAIGGIAASNLHEKPKDDKVLKLLKTVLAERSGWNEVVRSGAIAGLSQMKTSEAALNLILEYTAPGLPQSLRLAAIRALGGISSGQTNVNLSRILERLSELSRETFFLTQVAVAAALGQMETLKAIPILQALADQTPDGRVRRIAEEAVQRVQKHAGSDKAVKQLREELDQMKKENQDLKSRLEALEAKAK
- a CDS encoding DUF2358 domain-containing protein, coding for MQTQEYQAQVEQVMQTLRNDLPTLFERDISYNIYTQDILFQDPVNRFKSKFNYRIIFWTLRFHGQLFFTELFFDLHDVSHPAPDVVLATWTVRGKLRVPWNANIFFNGYSTYKLTPKGLIYEHIDTWDRKPSEILRQFLPEKSSSENSDRSP
- a CDS encoding metallothionein, whose protein sequence is MTAVSQMKCACDSCLCIVSPNEQAVQKDGKYYCSDACASGHSNGEGCGHTGCDCN
- the hemL gene encoding glutamate-1-semialdehyde 2,1-aminomutase — translated: MVVTTLKTTKSEEIFAAAQKLMPGGVSSPVRAFKSVGGQPIVFDRVQGAYAWDVDGNQYIDYVGSWGPAICGHSHPEVNKALHEVLEKGTSFGAPSALENILAEMVIDAVPSVEMVRFVNSGTEACMSVLRLMRAFTGREKIVKFEGCYHGHADMFLVKAGSGVATLGLPDSPGVPKSTTANTLTAPYNDLDAVKVLFAENPDQIAGVILEPVVGNAGFIPPDAGFLAGLREITQEHGALLVFDEVMTGFRISYGGAQQKFGITPDLTTMGKVIGGGLPVGAYGGRRDIMAMVAPAGPMYQAGTLSGNPLAMTAGIKTLELLRQPGSYEHLDRVTKKLVEGLLQIAQETGHAACGGSISGMFGFFFTEGPVHNYEDAKKCDLTKFSRFHRGMLERGVYLAPSQFEAGFTSLAHTDADIDRTLEAARDVLSSL
- the hisIE gene encoding bifunctional phosphoribosyl-AMP cyclohydrolase/phosphoribosyl-ATP diphosphatase HisIE encodes the protein MSAPESTAFRQAIPVDQIRYNEQGLVPAIVQDHLDGTVLMMAWMNRESLQKTLETGETWFWSRSRDEFWHKGETSGHTQRVRSLRYDCDSDALLVSVEQIGDIACHTGERSCFHQVDGGVTPPPADTLSQVFGVISDRRDNPSPDSYTCKLLAGGDNKILKKIGEESAEVVMAFKDDDAEAIAGEVADLFYHTLVALAHHKVDIKAVYRKLQERRR